One segment of Hemibagrus wyckioides isolate EC202008001 linkage group LG05, SWU_Hwy_1.0, whole genome shotgun sequence DNA contains the following:
- the LOC131353012 gene encoding tumor necrosis factor receptor superfamily member 14-like isoform X2 translates to MKCGGETFISFFLKRLFSTVRMVSSLNHAFIITTVLFLNIELCICTCARAEYEINGECCPMCPSGSRVFRHCTEVISTTCIQCVGSTYTDEPNGLPSCISCTVCDAGQGLRVKASCTHTSDTVCEPLEGFHCIEEYRGGCRYAVEHTKCSPGQYIKQNGTALKDTECAGCAKGTYSNGSLHICKQHSKCEDLGLTEITKGTNSLDAECGKKTPVALIVGVILAAVILVGALTFAIRKYQSRDGITKKIGHKPHKERNMSSKNSPSPYPSECLRFLKCPVACLYFVAGWTGKMNLRHLKNKTLARYLCCPHIWK, encoded by the exons ATGAAGTGTGGGGGGGAAacgttcatttctttctttctgaaacgTCTCTTCAGCACTGTCAGAATGGTTTCCAGTTTAAATCATGCTTTTATTATCACTACTGTTCTATTCCTGAACATTGAACTGTGTATTTGCACTTGTGCACGAGCGGAATATGAGATAAATGGAGAATGCTGTCCCATGTGTCCATCTG gaAGTCGTGTTTTTAGACACTGCACTGAAGTCATCAGCACAacatgtatacagtgtgttggATCAACTTACACGGATGAACCCAATGGCCTTCCAAGCTGCATTAGCTGTACGGTGTGTGATGCTG gaCAAGGATTAAGAGTAAAagcctcctgtacacacacttcagatACAGTTTGTGAGCCACTGGAGGGATTTCACTGTATTGAGGAATACAGGGGCGGCTGCAGATATGCTGTGGAACATACAAAATGCAGCCCTGGACAATACATAAAGCAGAACG GAACAGCATTAAAAGATACTGAATGTGCAGGGTGTGCAAAAGGTACCTACTCCAACGGCTCCCTTCACATTTGTAAACAGCATTCAAA ATGTGAAGATTTGGGACTTACAGAAATAACAAAAGGAACAAATTCTTTGGATGCTGAATGTGGAAAAAAGACTCCAGTAGCTCTAATAGTTGGAGTCATCCTAGCGGCTGTAATTTTGGTTGGAGCACTTACTTTTGCCATAAGGAAATACCAATCTAGAG ATGGTATTACCAAGAAAATAGGACACAAGCCACAT aAGGAAAGAAATATGTCATCAAAGAACAG TCCATCTCCATACCCCAGTGAGTGTCTGAGGTTTTTAAAGTGTCCTGTTGCCTGCTTGTACTTCGTAGCTGGATGGACTGGCAAAATGAACCTGCGGcacctgaaaaataaaactctggCCCG
- the LOC131353012 gene encoding tumor necrosis factor receptor superfamily member 14-like isoform X4: MKCGGETFISFFLKRLFSTVRMVSSLNHAFIITTVLFLNIELCICTCARAEYEINGECCPMCPSGSRVFRHCTEVISTTCIQCVGSTYTDEPNGLPSCISCTVCDAGQGLRVKASCTHTSDTVCEPLEGFHCIEEYRGGCRYAVEHTKCSPGQYIKQNGTALKDTECAGCAKGTYSNGSLHICKQHSKCEDLGLTEITKGTNSLDAECGKKTPVALIVGVILAAVILVGALTFAIRKYQSRDGITKKIGHKPHKERNMSSKNRMEMCAFNHTGHMASPVEEDCGKHCDPKEIEFLCIRSGVT; encoded by the exons ATGAAGTGTGGGGGGGAAacgttcatttctttctttctgaaacgTCTCTTCAGCACTGTCAGAATGGTTTCCAGTTTAAATCATGCTTTTATTATCACTACTGTTCTATTCCTGAACATTGAACTGTGTATTTGCACTTGTGCACGAGCGGAATATGAGATAAATGGAGAATGCTGTCCCATGTGTCCATCTG gaAGTCGTGTTTTTAGACACTGCACTGAAGTCATCAGCACAacatgtatacagtgtgttggATCAACTTACACGGATGAACCCAATGGCCTTCCAAGCTGCATTAGCTGTACGGTGTGTGATGCTG gaCAAGGATTAAGAGTAAAagcctcctgtacacacacttcagatACAGTTTGTGAGCCACTGGAGGGATTTCACTGTATTGAGGAATACAGGGGCGGCTGCAGATATGCTGTGGAACATACAAAATGCAGCCCTGGACAATACATAAAGCAGAACG GAACAGCATTAAAAGATACTGAATGTGCAGGGTGTGCAAAAGGTACCTACTCCAACGGCTCCCTTCACATTTGTAAACAGCATTCAAA ATGTGAAGATTTGGGACTTACAGAAATAACAAAAGGAACAAATTCTTTGGATGCTGAATGTGGAAAAAAGACTCCAGTAGCTCTAATAGTTGGAGTCATCCTAGCGGCTGTAATTTTGGTTGGAGCACTTACTTTTGCCATAAGGAAATACCAATCTAGAG ATGGTATTACCAAGAAAATAGGACACAAGCCACAT aAGGAAAGAAATATGTCATCAAAGAACAG AATGGAGATGTGTGCCTTTAATCACACTGGTCATATGGCCTCTCCAGTTGAAGAAGACTGTGGAAAACATTGTGACCCAAAGGAGATTGAGTTCCTATGCATTAGAAGTGGTGTTACATGA
- the LOC131353012 gene encoding tumor necrosis factor receptor superfamily member 14-like isoform X3, protein MKCGGETFISFFLKRLFSTVRMVSSLNHAFIITTVLFLNIELCICTCARAEYEINGECCPMCPSGSRVFRHCTEVISTTCIQCVGSTYTDEPNGLPSCISCTVCDAGQGLRVKASCTHTSDTVCEPLEGFHCIEEYRGGCRYAVEHTKCSPGQYIKQNGTALKDTECAGCAKGTYSNGSLHICKQHSKCEDLGLTEITKGTNSLDAECGKKTPVALIVGVILAAVILVGALTFAIRKYQSRDGITKKIGHKPHKERNMSSKNSPSPYPSECLRFLKCPVACLYFVAGWTGKMNLRHLKNKTLAR, encoded by the exons ATGAAGTGTGGGGGGGAAacgttcatttctttctttctgaaacgTCTCTTCAGCACTGTCAGAATGGTTTCCAGTTTAAATCATGCTTTTATTATCACTACTGTTCTATTCCTGAACATTGAACTGTGTATTTGCACTTGTGCACGAGCGGAATATGAGATAAATGGAGAATGCTGTCCCATGTGTCCATCTG gaAGTCGTGTTTTTAGACACTGCACTGAAGTCATCAGCACAacatgtatacagtgtgttggATCAACTTACACGGATGAACCCAATGGCCTTCCAAGCTGCATTAGCTGTACGGTGTGTGATGCTG gaCAAGGATTAAGAGTAAAagcctcctgtacacacacttcagatACAGTTTGTGAGCCACTGGAGGGATTTCACTGTATTGAGGAATACAGGGGCGGCTGCAGATATGCTGTGGAACATACAAAATGCAGCCCTGGACAATACATAAAGCAGAACG GAACAGCATTAAAAGATACTGAATGTGCAGGGTGTGCAAAAGGTACCTACTCCAACGGCTCCCTTCACATTTGTAAACAGCATTCAAA ATGTGAAGATTTGGGACTTACAGAAATAACAAAAGGAACAAATTCTTTGGATGCTGAATGTGGAAAAAAGACTCCAGTAGCTCTAATAGTTGGAGTCATCCTAGCGGCTGTAATTTTGGTTGGAGCACTTACTTTTGCCATAAGGAAATACCAATCTAGAG ATGGTATTACCAAGAAAATAGGACACAAGCCACAT aAGGAAAGAAATATGTCATCAAAGAACAG TCCATCTCCATACCCCAGTGAGTGTCTGAGGTTTTTAAAGTGTCCTGTTGCCTGCTTGTACTTCGTAGCTGGATGGACTGGCAAAATGAACCTGCGGcacctgaaaaataaaactctggCCCG
- the LOC131353012 gene encoding tumor necrosis factor receptor superfamily member 14-like isoform X5 has protein sequence MKCGGETFISFFLKRLFSTVRMVSSLNHAFIITTVLFLNIELCICTCARAEYEINGECCPMCPSGSRVFRHCTEVISTTCIQCVGSTYTDEPNGLPSCISCTVCDAGQGLRVKASCTHTSDTVCEPLEGFHCIEEYRGGCRYAVEHTKCSPGQYIKQNGTALKDTECAGCAKGTYSNGSLHICKQHSKCEDLGLTEITKGTNSLDAECGKKTPVALIVGVILAAVILVGALTFAIRKYQSRDGITKKIGHKPHERNMSSKNRMEMCAFNHTGHMASPVEEDCGKHCDPKEIEFLCIRSGVT, from the exons ATGAAGTGTGGGGGGGAAacgttcatttctttctttctgaaacgTCTCTTCAGCACTGTCAGAATGGTTTCCAGTTTAAATCATGCTTTTATTATCACTACTGTTCTATTCCTGAACATTGAACTGTGTATTTGCACTTGTGCACGAGCGGAATATGAGATAAATGGAGAATGCTGTCCCATGTGTCCATCTG gaAGTCGTGTTTTTAGACACTGCACTGAAGTCATCAGCACAacatgtatacagtgtgttggATCAACTTACACGGATGAACCCAATGGCCTTCCAAGCTGCATTAGCTGTACGGTGTGTGATGCTG gaCAAGGATTAAGAGTAAAagcctcctgtacacacacttcagatACAGTTTGTGAGCCACTGGAGGGATTTCACTGTATTGAGGAATACAGGGGCGGCTGCAGATATGCTGTGGAACATACAAAATGCAGCCCTGGACAATACATAAAGCAGAACG GAACAGCATTAAAAGATACTGAATGTGCAGGGTGTGCAAAAGGTACCTACTCCAACGGCTCCCTTCACATTTGTAAACAGCATTCAAA ATGTGAAGATTTGGGACTTACAGAAATAACAAAAGGAACAAATTCTTTGGATGCTGAATGTGGAAAAAAGACTCCAGTAGCTCTAATAGTTGGAGTCATCCTAGCGGCTGTAATTTTGGTTGGAGCACTTACTTTTGCCATAAGGAAATACCAATCTAGAG ATGGTATTACCAAGAAAATAGGACACAAGCCACAT GAAAGAAATATGTCATCAAAGAACAG AATGGAGATGTGTGCCTTTAATCACACTGGTCATATGGCCTCTCCAGTTGAAGAAGACTGTGGAAAACATTGTGACCCAAAGGAGATTGAGTTCCTATGCATTAGAAGTGGTGTTACATGA